A stretch of the Tardiphaga sp. 709 genome encodes the following:
- the glgX gene encoding glycogen debranching protein GlgX, translating to MTNRVVEEGLPYPFGAHWDGKGTNFALFSANATKVEVCLFDGDKETRIELPEYTDEVFHGYIPDVSPGTFYGYRVHGPYEPEKGHRFNPNKLLLDPYARAHAGQLEWNPAVFGYKMESGDDTTFDERDSAPFMPKCVIVDRDFDWAGEAGRQPVPWDQTIIYETHVKGFTKLHPDVPEKLRGTYAGFGSKPVVDYLCGLGITSVELLPIHTFINDDYLLNKKLVNYWGYNSIGFFAPDPRYASDVPNSLREFKEMVSALHAGGLEVILDVVYNHTAEGNELGPTLSFKGIDNASYYRLMPDKPRYYINDTGTGNTVNLSNARVIQMVADSLRYWVREMHIDGFRFDLGTILAREVYGFTEQSGFLKAVDQDPLLTTVKLIAEPWDIGPGGYQVGGFPPGWAEWNDKFRDTARDFWRGEAPVSALAPRLVASGDMFNHQGRRAWASVNFVTAHDGFTLNDWTSYNEKHNEANGEDNKDGSSNNASWNCGVEGPTNDKAIIALRERQKRNMLATLLFSQGTPMLLGGDEFGRTQNGNNNAYCQDSEISWFNWSLTTEGKDLLAFTKRLIKLLGGCSVLRRSRFLTGEHDPDLDVRDVTWINANGGPMEDTHWKDGNMKCFGMLLDGRAQKTGIHKPAEDQTMLMILNGFEGLVDFTMPEAFGGQAWELLVDTNIPDTKGGEDFPFGHMYQVTARSLLLLSLKK from the coding sequence GTGACGAACAGAGTAGTTGAAGAAGGTCTTCCCTATCCCTTTGGCGCGCATTGGGACGGAAAGGGCACCAACTTCGCGCTCTTCTCGGCCAATGCCACCAAGGTCGAGGTCTGCCTGTTCGACGGCGACAAGGAAACGCGAATCGAGCTGCCGGAATATACCGACGAGGTGTTTCACGGCTACATCCCGGACGTCAGCCCCGGCACTTTCTATGGCTACCGCGTCCATGGCCCGTATGAGCCGGAAAAGGGCCATCGTTTCAATCCGAACAAGCTGCTGCTGGATCCCTATGCCCGCGCCCATGCCGGGCAGCTCGAATGGAATCCGGCCGTGTTCGGCTACAAGATGGAGAGCGGCGACGATACCACTTTCGACGAACGCGACTCCGCCCCGTTCATGCCTAAATGCGTGATTGTCGATCGCGACTTCGACTGGGCCGGTGAAGCCGGCCGGCAGCCTGTGCCATGGGACCAGACCATCATCTACGAGACCCACGTCAAGGGCTTCACCAAGCTGCATCCCGACGTGCCGGAAAAACTGCGCGGCACCTATGCCGGCTTCGGCAGCAAGCCTGTGGTGGATTATCTCTGCGGCCTCGGCATCACCTCGGTCGAGCTGTTGCCAATCCATACTTTCATCAATGACGACTATCTGCTGAACAAGAAGCTGGTGAATTACTGGGGCTACAATTCCATCGGCTTCTTCGCGCCCGATCCTCGCTACGCATCGGACGTACCGAACTCGCTGCGCGAGTTCAAGGAGATGGTGTCGGCGCTGCACGCCGGCGGGCTCGAGGTCATCCTCGACGTGGTCTATAACCACACCGCCGAAGGCAACGAGCTTGGCCCGACGCTATCCTTCAAAGGCATCGACAATGCCAGCTATTACCGGCTGATGCCGGACAAACCCCGCTACTACATCAACGACACTGGCACAGGCAACACGGTCAACCTGTCCAATGCCCGCGTCATCCAGATGGTGGCGGACAGCCTGCGCTACTGGGTGCGGGAGATGCACATCGACGGCTTCCGTTTCGATCTCGGCACCATTCTCGCGCGAGAAGTCTACGGCTTCACCGAACAGAGCGGCTTCCTGAAAGCCGTCGATCAGGACCCATTGCTGACGACAGTGAAGCTGATCGCCGAACCTTGGGACATCGGGCCCGGCGGCTATCAGGTCGGCGGCTTCCCGCCAGGCTGGGCGGAATGGAACGACAAATTCCGCGATACCGCGCGCGACTTCTGGCGTGGCGAAGCGCCGGTCTCGGCACTGGCGCCGCGGCTTGTCGCGTCCGGCGACATGTTCAACCACCAGGGCCGCCGCGCCTGGGCCAGCGTCAACTTCGTCACCGCCCATGACGGCTTCACGCTGAACGACTGGACGAGCTACAACGAGAAACACAACGAGGCCAATGGCGAGGATAACAAGGACGGCTCCTCCAACAACGCCTCGTGGAATTGCGGTGTGGAAGGGCCGACCAACGACAAGGCGATCATCGCGCTGCGCGAGCGGCAGAAGCGCAACATGCTGGCAACGCTGCTGTTCTCGCAGGGTACGCCGATGCTGCTCGGCGGCGATGAATTCGGCCGCACGCAGAACGGCAACAACAATGCCTATTGCCAGGACAGCGAGATTTCCTGGTTCAACTGGAGCCTGACGACCGAGGGCAAGGATCTGCTCGCTTTCACCAAGCGGCTCATCAAACTGCTCGGCGGCTGCTCGGTCCTGCGTCGCAGCCGCTTCCTGACCGGCGAACACGATCCCGATCTCGACGTCCGCGACGTGACCTGGATCAACGCCAATGGCGGCCCGATGGAAGACACACATTGGAAAGACGGCAACATGAAATGCTTCGGCATGCTGCTGGACGGCCGCGCGCAGAAGACCGGCATCCACAAGCCCGCCGAGGACCAGACCATGCTGATGATTCTGAACGGCTTCGAAGGACTGGTCGATTTCACGATGCCCGAGGCGTTTGGTGGACAGGCCTGGGAACTTCTGGTGGATACCAATATCCCCGATACGAAAGGCGGCGAGGATTTCCCGTTCGGCCATATGTATCAGGTGACCGCCCGCTCGCTGCTGCTATTGTCCCTGAAGAAATAG
- a CDS encoding transglutaminase family protein: MKIRAGYDIAFQCLQETPMILMLSIHPSRAKDLQSPHRIQFSHDVQAHDYLDMFGNTCTRIVAPPGLIEIKNDFLISDSGLPDAAPPSGPLQAVGELPDDVMVFLLGSRYCDTQKLSDLAWSLFGHIEDGAARVQAIVDYAHQRIEFGYHHARNDRTAFEGHEERIGVCRDFAHLAVALCRCMNIPARYCTGYLGDIGVPKDPAPMDFSAWFEVYLGHKWYTFDARHNHPRIGRIVMARGRDAADVAISTNFGPTPLVRFRVITEEVFSEATPAVARMSMVA; encoded by the coding sequence GTGAAGATTCGCGCGGGCTACGACATCGCTTTCCAGTGTTTGCAGGAAACACCCATGATCCTGATGCTCAGCATTCATCCTTCGCGCGCGAAGGATTTGCAGAGCCCACACCGCATCCAGTTTTCCCATGACGTACAGGCGCATGACTATCTCGACATGTTCGGCAATACCTGCACGCGCATCGTCGCACCGCCCGGGCTCATCGAGATCAAAAATGACTTTCTGATTTCAGATAGCGGGCTGCCGGATGCGGCTCCGCCGTCCGGGCCGCTGCAGGCGGTCGGCGAGCTACCTGACGATGTCATGGTCTTCCTGCTCGGCAGCCGCTATTGCGACACTCAGAAGCTGTCAGATCTGGCCTGGTCGCTGTTCGGCCATATCGAGGATGGCGCAGCGCGCGTCCAAGCCATTGTCGATTACGCGCATCAACGCATCGAGTTCGGCTATCACCATGCCCGCAACGATCGTACAGCCTTTGAAGGTCATGAAGAGCGCATCGGCGTCTGCCGCGACTTCGCGCATCTGGCCGTCGCGCTGTGCCGCTGCATGAACATTCCGGCGCGCTACTGCACCGGCTATCTCGGTGATATCGGCGTGCCCAAGGATCCCGCGCCGATGGATTTCAGCGCCTGGTTCGAAGTCTATCTCGGACACAAGTGGTACACCTTCGATGCGCGCCACAATCATCCGCGCATCGGGCGCATCGTGATGGCCCGCGGCCGCGATGCCGCGGACGTCGCAATCTCCACCAATTTCGGCCCGACGCCGCTGGTGCGCTTTAGGGTGATCACCGAAGAGGTTTTTAGCGAAGCCACCCCTGCCGTCGCACGGATGTCGATGGTGGCTTAG
- a CDS encoding permease has product MTPSASVMWFAGHEVRLAWREMLGMLTAGRRWRPRSISLLLIVFVIFLHLPAYAVVGRFADVQTPLDQSTAIVITASIFLAWALVLSQAIESVTRVFYARADLDLIMSSPAPLTNLFSVRIAAIALTVTLMAMLLATPFVNVLVIGGGARWFSAYAVVIAMGLSASACAIAITVGLFQLCGPAKTRLVAQIISAVTGAGFVIALQVAAILSYGTLSRFAVLTSDAAAAFAPAADSVVWWPARAMLGDIAALVPLLAAGLILLGITMAIFSPRFSNYVASAVPLAQVGRKKVARPFRTGSRRNALRRKEFILLWRDPWLVSQTLMQLLYLLPPALMLWRSFGEGAGAFIVLAPVIVMAAGQLAGGLAWLTISGEDAADLVTTAPLPANTIVTAKVEVVLVIIAAVFTPMVAGLALVSLQLAAVTALATVVAAASATAIQLWFRVQARRSQFRRRQTSSRIATFAEAFSSIGWAATAALALVLPIASVISGVMTAGLMALTWKISPVRT; this is encoded by the coding sequence ATGACGCCATCCGCCAGCGTGATGTGGTTTGCCGGCCATGAAGTCCGGCTGGCATGGCGAGAGATGCTGGGCATGCTCACAGCGGGCCGTCGCTGGCGTCCGCGCAGCATTTCGCTTCTGCTGATTGTCTTCGTGATCTTCCTGCATTTGCCGGCCTATGCGGTGGTCGGCCGTTTCGCAGATGTGCAGACGCCGCTCGATCAATCGACGGCGATTGTTATCACTGCGAGTATCTTCCTCGCCTGGGCGCTCGTTCTGTCGCAGGCGATCGAGTCCGTCACCCGCGTGTTTTATGCGCGCGCCGATCTCGATCTCATCATGTCGTCGCCGGCACCGCTCACCAACCTGTTCTCCGTTCGCATCGCGGCCATCGCATTGACGGTGACGCTGATGGCGATGTTGCTGGCGACGCCTTTTGTCAACGTGCTGGTGATCGGCGGCGGCGCACGCTGGTTCTCCGCCTATGCCGTCGTCATCGCGATGGGCCTGTCCGCATCGGCGTGCGCCATCGCCATCACCGTCGGACTGTTTCAGCTTTGCGGTCCCGCGAAGACACGACTGGTCGCGCAGATTATTTCTGCGGTTACGGGCGCAGGCTTCGTCATCGCATTGCAGGTTGCGGCGATTCTCTCTTACGGCACGCTGTCGCGTTTTGCCGTGCTGACCTCCGATGCCGCAGCCGCCTTTGCGCCGGCGGCGGACAGCGTGGTGTGGTGGCCCGCGCGCGCGATGCTCGGCGATATCGCAGCACTGGTGCCGCTGCTGGCGGCCGGGTTGATCCTGCTTGGCATCACGATGGCGATCTTCTCGCCGCGATTCAGCAACTACGTGGCCAGTGCCGTGCCATTGGCGCAAGTTGGTCGGAAGAAAGTCGCAAGACCGTTCCGGACGGGATCCCGGCGTAACGCCTTGCGTCGCAAGGAGTTTATCCTGTTGTGGCGCGATCCGTGGTTGGTCTCGCAAACGCTGATGCAACTGCTGTATCTGCTGCCGCCGGCCTTGATGCTGTGGCGCAGCTTCGGCGAGGGCGCCGGCGCCTTCATCGTGCTGGCCCCAGTGATCGTGATGGCCGCGGGTCAGCTCGCCGGCGGCCTGGCCTGGCTGACGATCTCCGGTGAGGACGCCGCGGATCTGGTGACGACCGCACCGCTTCCGGCAAACACGATCGTCACGGCCAAGGTCGAAGTCGTGCTGGTGATCATCGCCGCCGTGTTCACGCCGATGGTCGCAGGTCTGGCGCTCGTTTCACTGCAGCTGGCTGCGGTGACGGCATTGGCGACCGTTGTGGCGGCAGCCTCGGCGACGGCCATCCAGCTCTGGTTCAGGGTGCAGGCACGGCGCAGCCAGTTCAGGCGACGTCAGACGTCATCGCGTATCGCGACCTTCGCCGAAGCCTTCTCGTCGATCGGCTGGGCTGCGACGGCGGCGCTGGCACTGGTGCTGCCGATTGCCTCTGTGATCTCGGGTGTCATGACGGCAGGCCTCATGGCGCTGACGTGGAAGATCAGTCCTGTCAGGACCTGA
- a CDS encoding ABC transporter ATP-binding protein, protein MLLRNLTRRSSVMSATHAALELRGLTKRFDRPAVDGLDLTVRAGEFYALLGANGAGKTTTLRMVAGLLRPDAGSVSILGIDALADPVAAKQIMAWVSDEPMIYDKLTPLEYLEFVAGLWGCDAETAESTSHGLLASLGLGPHLHERCEGFSKGTRQKVALAGALVHEPRLIILDEPLTGLDAVSARHVKGLLQDRVRSGCTVIMTTHILEVAERMADRIGVIAAGRLIAEGTLAELRQQNGQGDTSLEDMFVALVDGAPVAA, encoded by the coding sequence ATGTTGCTACGCAACTTAACGCGCAGATCGTCTGTCATGTCCGCAACACACGCTGCCCTCGAATTGCGAGGGTTAACGAAACGTTTCGATCGGCCAGCTGTCGACGGACTCGATCTTACGGTTCGTGCTGGCGAGTTCTATGCGCTCCTGGGTGCCAACGGAGCCGGCAAGACGACGACATTGCGCATGGTCGCTGGATTGCTGCGCCCCGATGCAGGATCGGTGTCGATACTTGGTATCGACGCGCTCGCCGATCCCGTTGCGGCAAAGCAGATCATGGCCTGGGTCTCCGACGAGCCGATGATCTATGACAAGCTGACGCCGCTCGAATATCTCGAATTCGTTGCCGGTCTATGGGGCTGCGATGCTGAAACGGCAGAGAGCACGTCGCACGGATTGTTGGCATCGCTAGGCCTTGGTCCACATCTGCATGAGCGATGCGAAGGCTTCTCCAAGGGGACGCGCCAGAAGGTGGCGCTGGCCGGCGCGCTGGTGCATGAGCCCCGGCTGATCATTCTCGACGAACCTTTGACCGGGCTCGATGCCGTGTCGGCGCGTCATGTCAAAGGCCTGTTGCAGGATCGCGTGCGCTCCGGCTGCACAGTGATCATGACCACGCATATTCTCGAAGTCGCCGAGCGCATGGCTGACCGGATCGGCGTGATCGCTGCGGGCAGGCTCATCGCCGAAGGTACGCTTGCCGAATTGCGTCAGCAGAACGGACAGGGCGACACCAGCCTCGAAGACATGTTCGTGGCGCTGGTGGACGGCGCACCGGTCGCCGCATGA
- a CDS encoding Crp/Fnr family transcriptional regulator, whose protein sequence is MTRLAALKVPAVAEFDAPYFLICPGIGKVTTDYKKNQNIFCQGETADSVCYILSGRIKLTVLSEQGKEAVVGLLEPGQFLGEGCLNGHPLRTVTTTAMEDCTIVTINKSVMLAHLRDEPAFAEFFVAYLLSRNNRIEEDLIDQLFNSSEKRLARLLLILAHYGEGGASHPIDIDISQEMLAEMIGTTRSRVSFFMNKFRKLGFVSYDGHIQVHRSLLDAAFNEKPHLQRGM, encoded by the coding sequence ATGACACGGCTAGCTGCCTTGAAGGTCCCTGCTGTAGCCGAGTTCGATGCGCCGTATTTTCTGATCTGCCCCGGCATCGGAAAGGTTACGACCGACTACAAGAAAAACCAGAACATCTTCTGTCAGGGTGAGACGGCAGATTCTGTTTGTTACATCCTGAGCGGGCGTATCAAGCTCACGGTCCTGTCCGAACAAGGCAAGGAAGCCGTCGTCGGCCTGCTCGAACCCGGACAATTCCTCGGTGAGGGTTGCCTGAATGGTCATCCGTTGCGCACCGTCACAACGACGGCGATGGAAGACTGCACGATTGTTACCATCAACAAGTCGGTGATGCTCGCCCATCTGCGCGATGAGCCGGCTTTCGCAGAATTCTTCGTCGCCTATCTTCTGTCGCGCAACAACCGCATCGAAGAAGATCTGATCGATCAGTTGTTCAATTCAAGCGAGAAGCGCCTCGCGCGCCTGTTACTGATCCTCGCTCACTATGGCGAGGGAGGCGCCAGCCATCCCATCGATATCGACATCAGTCAGGAAATGCTGGCGGAGATGATCGGCACCACGCGGTCGCGCGTCAGCTTCTTCATGAACAAGTTTCGCAAGCTCGGCTTCGTCAGTTATGACGGACATATTCAGGTGCACAGGTCGCTGCTCGATGCGGCGTTTAACGAGAAGCCACATTTGCAACGTGGCATGTAG
- a CDS encoding response regulator, whose product MASILIVDDDKVVQIFTKLMLEREGHRVTCASDGPRARHILRNADFDLLIIDIFMPGMNGLETMKLAHQCRPEIPIIVMSDHAASPAGVSAPDFLAMSTELGAVCRLQKPLKSAVLLSHVDRCLAPGNGSSRLH is encoded by the coding sequence ATGGCAAGTATCCTGATCGTCGACGATGACAAGGTCGTTCAGATCTTCACCAAATTGATGCTGGAGCGCGAAGGCCACCGCGTCACCTGCGCGAGTGACGGCCCGCGCGCGCGCCACATCCTCCGCAACGCGGATTTCGATCTGCTCATCATCGATATCTTCATGCCCGGGATGAACGGGCTGGAGACGATGAAGCTGGCGCATCAGTGCCGCCCGGAGATCCCGATCATCGTCATGTCAGATCACGCGGCCTCACCGGCAGGCGTGTCAGCGCCCGATTTTCTCGCGATGTCCACCGAGCTCGGCGCCGTCTGTCGCCTCCAGAAGCCCCTCAAATCGGCGGTTCTTCTCTCGCACGTGGACCGGTGCCTTGCGCCGGGGAATGGCTCGTCTCGGCTCCACTAG
- a CDS encoding methyl-accepting chemotaxis protein: MQALNSISARMIVAITLVAAGSCGALAAFSMWQQQAIIDTALTREAHDDYANLTAALNAETRTVLAVAETMASSQTSKDALKANDRERMIGSLKEAHQLIKPRGIELISIQVPPAVTFARVHNPGTFGDNVGERRKMVVQGQSSRKPVGGIEPGRDALNVFGVVPIMDGTTLLGTMDVGAPFGKTFVESMKARFKVDVGIHQIDGQNNKVMTLASTLTSTAPDAALLRRALGGEIVTQYGELNNKPVATTFGAIKSFSGDNVAVFEITRDTSSYQSLMRSSLNWLGIISACVLLLAGAIATWMGRSMAKPIRALETAMRTIAGGNHTVAVPGAGRKDEIGSMAGAVEIFKTGLIETEQLRAAQEEQRERAQNDRRDTMNALASRFEGSVGTVVTAVGSAAGELRNTAQSMAATAEESTRQTAAVAAASEEATQSAQAVAAAIEELNASISEIAQQVNESARVAGDAVSQANVTNSEVQSLAEAAQKIGDVVKLISEIAAQTNLLALNATIEAARAGEAGRGFAVVASEVKALATQTSKATDEISAQVGAIQNATKLSVGSIQSITSTIGRVSEIASAIAAAVEEQGAATLEIARNVAEAARGTGEVSQNIAGVNDAARETGLAASRVVESAADLSRNGEDLRTQVDVFLREVRAA; encoded by the coding sequence ATGCAAGCACTCAATTCTATTTCGGCACGTATGATTGTCGCCATCACGCTCGTCGCTGCCGGATCGTGCGGCGCGCTCGCTGCCTTCAGCATGTGGCAGCAACAGGCGATCATCGACACGGCCCTTACGCGCGAAGCGCATGACGACTACGCCAATCTCACGGCAGCGCTGAACGCAGAGACTCGCACGGTTCTGGCCGTCGCCGAAACCATGGCGTCGAGCCAGACCTCCAAGGATGCGCTGAAAGCCAATGACCGCGAGCGGATGATCGGAAGCCTCAAGGAAGCGCATCAACTGATCAAGCCGCGCGGCATCGAGTTGATCTCCATCCAGGTTCCGCCGGCCGTAACGTTTGCCCGTGTGCACAATCCCGGCACCTTCGGCGACAATGTCGGCGAACGCCGCAAGATGGTCGTTCAGGGACAGTCGAGCCGGAAGCCTGTTGGCGGCATCGAGCCTGGTCGCGACGCGCTCAACGTCTTCGGCGTCGTTCCCATCATGGACGGCACCACACTGCTCGGCACGATGGATGTCGGCGCCCCCTTCGGCAAGACTTTCGTCGAAAGCATGAAGGCACGTTTCAAGGTTGACGTCGGCATTCATCAGATCGACGGCCAGAACAACAAGGTCATGACCCTGGCATCGACCTTGACGTCGACGGCACCCGACGCTGCGTTGCTCCGGCGCGCGCTCGGAGGGGAAATCGTCACGCAATATGGCGAACTCAACAACAAGCCGGTCGCAACCACCTTCGGCGCGATCAAGAGTTTCTCCGGCGACAACGTCGCCGTGTTCGAAATCACCCGCGATACCAGCAGCTATCAAAGCCTGATGCGCTCGTCGCTCAACTGGCTCGGCATCATTTCTGCCTGCGTGCTGCTGCTCGCGGGCGCCATCGCCACCTGGATGGGACGCTCCATGGCGAAGCCCATCCGCGCGCTCGAAACCGCCATGCGCACGATCGCCGGCGGCAACCACACGGTTGCCGTGCCGGGTGCAGGCCGCAAGGATGAGATCGGCTCGATGGCCGGCGCTGTCGAAATCTTCAAGACCGGTCTCATTGAAACCGAACAGCTGCGCGCCGCGCAGGAAGAACAGCGCGAGCGCGCCCAGAACGATCGCCGCGACACCATGAATGCTCTCGCCTCGCGCTTCGAGGGCAGCGTTGGTACCGTAGTCACCGCCGTCGGTTCGGCTGCCGGCGAACTCCGCAACACCGCGCAATCGATGGCGGCCACCGCCGAGGAATCGACCCGGCAGACCGCAGCCGTCGCGGCAGCGTCCGAGGAGGCCACGCAGAGCGCTCAGGCGGTCGCCGCTGCTATCGAGGAGCTCAACGCCTCAATCAGCGAGATCGCACAGCAGGTCAACGAATCTGCCCGCGTCGCCGGCGATGCGGTGTCGCAAGCGAACGTCACCAATAGCGAAGTGCAGAGCCTCGCGGAGGCGGCACAGAAGATCGGCGACGTCGTCAAGCTGATCAGCGAGATCGCTGCGCAGACCAACCTGCTCGCACTCAACGCCACCATCGAAGCGGCCCGCGCAGGTGAAGCCGGCCGCGGCTTCGCCGTCGTCGCTTCCGAAGTGAAAGCACTGGCTACCCAGACGTCGAAGGCAACGGACGAAATCTCGGCACAGGTCGGCGCGATTCAGAACGCCACGAAGCTCTCGGTGGGTTCGATCCAGAGCATCACCTCGACCATCGGCCGCGTCAGCGAGATCGCAAGCGCCATCGCCGCCGCCGTCGAGGAACAGGGCGCAGCCACGCTCGAAATCGCCCGCAACGTCGCCGAAGCCGCCCGCGGCACCGGCGAGGTCTCGCAAAACATTGCCGGCGTCAATGACGCCGCCCGCGAGACCGGCCTCGCCGCGTCGCGCGTGGTGGAATCGGCCGCGGACCTGTCACGCAACGGCGAAGACCTCCGCACGCAGGTCGATGTGTTCCTGCGCGAAGTGCGGGCGGCCTAA
- a CDS encoding ATP-dependent helicase produces the protein MLAQASYLDALNPEQRRAVEHGVFPQGNSITSAPLLVIAGAGSGKTNTLAHRVAHLIVNGADPRRILLMTFSRRAASEMSRRVERIARKVMGDNAGVMTDALAWAGTFHGIGARLLRDYAEQIGLDPAFTIHDREDSADLMNLVRHELGFSKTETRFPTKGTCLAIYSRCVNSETELDHVLGASYPWCAAWSAELRELFAGYVEAKQKQNVLDYDDLLLYWAQMASEPLLASDIGGRFDHVLVDEYQDTNRLQSAILMALKPNGAGLTVVGDDAQSIYSFRAATVRNILDFPRQFSPPAQIITLDRNYRSTQPILAAANGVIDLARERFTKNLWTDRVSSAKPQLVTIRDETDQARAIVARVLDNREGGMKLKEQAVLFRTSSHSGSLEVELTRRNIPFVKFGGLKFLDAAHVKDILALLRFVENPRDRVAGFRLMQLLPGVGPASAQRALDHMIAAPDPIDALVHAPAPPRAAADWRDFVEVISEIKSGRAGWPAELELARRWYEPHLDRIHEDPLARRADLIQLEQIASGYPSRERFLTELTLDPPDATSDQSGVPLLDEDYLILSTIHSAKGQEWKSVYVLNVVDGCMPSDLGTGTSAEIEEERRLLYVAMTRAKDDLHLMVPQRFFTHGQHAQGDRHVYASRTRFIPEALLHLFERTTWPQVAAVDPARAAAQGVRMDINSRMRAIWR, from the coding sequence TTGCTCGCTCAAGCCTCTTATCTCGACGCCCTCAATCCAGAACAACGCCGTGCCGTCGAGCATGGCGTGTTCCCGCAGGGGAACAGCATCACGTCTGCTCCGCTGTTGGTCATCGCCGGTGCCGGTTCCGGCAAGACCAACACCCTCGCACACCGCGTCGCGCATCTGATCGTCAATGGCGCCGATCCGCGCCGCATCCTGCTGATGACCTTCTCGCGGCGCGCGGCCAGCGAAATGAGCCGCCGCGTCGAACGCATCGCGCGCAAGGTGATGGGCGACAATGCCGGCGTCATGACCGACGCACTGGCCTGGGCCGGCACCTTTCACGGCATTGGCGCGCGACTCCTGCGGGACTATGCCGAACAGATCGGACTCGATCCTGCATTCACCATTCACGACCGCGAGGATTCCGCCGACCTGATGAATCTGGTCCGGCACGAACTCGGCTTCTCCAAAACCGAGACGCGTTTTCCGACCAAGGGCACGTGCCTCGCGATCTACTCCCGCTGCGTCAATTCCGAGACCGAGCTCGATCACGTGCTGGGCGCCTCCTATCCGTGGTGCGCGGCATGGTCGGCCGAGCTGCGCGAGCTGTTCGCCGGCTATGTCGAAGCCAAGCAGAAGCAGAACGTGCTCGATTACGACGACCTGCTGCTGTACTGGGCGCAGATGGCGAGCGAACCGCTACTGGCTAGCGATATCGGCGGTCGCTTCGATCACGTGCTCGTGGACGAATATCAGGACACCAATCGCCTGCAATCGGCGATCCTGATGGCTTTGAAGCCCAACGGGGCGGGCCTCACCGTCGTCGGCGACGACGCGCAGTCGATCTATTCGTTTCGCGCCGCCACAGTGCGCAACATTCTCGATTTCCCCAGGCAGTTCAGTCCACCCGCGCAAATCATCACGCTCGACCGCAACTATCGATCCACGCAACCGATCCTGGCAGCGGCCAATGGCGTGATCGATCTCGCGCGCGAGCGCTTCACCAAAAATCTCTGGACCGATCGCGTCTCCTCCGCCAAGCCGCAACTCGTCACCATCCGGGACGAGACCGATCAGGCCCGCGCCATCGTTGCGCGTGTGCTCGACAATCGCGAAGGCGGCATGAAGCTAAAGGAACAGGCCGTGCTGTTCCGGACGTCGTCGCATAGCGGGTCGCTTGAGGTAGAGCTGACGCGGCGGAACATTCCATTCGTCAAATTCGGCGGACTCAAGTTTCTCGATGCCGCGCATGTCAAGGACATCCTGGCGCTGCTGCGTTTCGTCGAAAACCCGCGCGACCGGGTTGCCGGTTTCCGCCTGATGCAATTGCTGCCCGGTGTGGGACCTGCATCGGCGCAGCGTGCGCTGGATCACATGATCGCAGCGCCCGATCCGATCGACGCCCTTGTTCACGCACCGGCTCCGCCGCGCGCGGCCGCCGACTGGCGCGACTTTGTCGAGGTCATCAGTGAAATCAAATCAGGCCGTGCCGGCTGGCCCGCCGAACTGGAACTGGCGCGGCGCTGGTACGAGCCGCATCTCGATCGCATTCACGAGGATCCGCTGGCGCGCCGCGCCGATCTGATCCAGCTCGAGCAGATCGCGTCAGGCTATCCGTCGCGAGAACGTTTTCTCACCGAACTCACGCTCGACCCACCGGACGCGACCAGCGATCAGTCTGGCGTGCCATTGCTCGACGAGGACTATCTGATCCTTTCGACCATCCACTCCGCCAAGGGGCAGGAATGGAAATCGGTCTATGTGCTGAATGTGGTCGATGGGTGCATGCCGTCGGATTTGGGCACCGGCACATCCGCCGAGATCGAGGAGGAGCGCCGGTTACTCTACGTGGCGATGACGCGCGCCAAGGACGATCTGCACCTGATGGTGCCGCAGCGCTTCTTCACCCATGGCCAGCACGCGCAAGGCGACCGCCATGTCTATGCGTCGCGCACGCGTTTCATACCCGAAGCGCTGCTCCACCTGTTCGAACGCACGACCTGGCCACAGGTCGCGGCAGTCGATCCGGCGCGTGCGGCCGCGCAGGGTGTGCGCATGGACATCAATTCCCGCATGCGCGCGATCTGGCGCTAA